A genomic stretch from Gemmatimonadaceae bacterium includes:
- a CDS encoding NAD(+)/NADH kinase → MQIGVVGNLGYPELASFLDRLQVAAPSAGVTLAFEPALHELVPRAERMEPGKEIEALITLGGDGTFLRGTRVLDGREVPILGVNLGRLGFLTACGGDDAEDALRRFARGDYVAEPRMMLEAQLSRSGVALESWFALNDVVLHAGGKARVIRMVIDANGERIASYAADGLILATPTGSSAYSLSSGGPIVHPELESIGLTPISPHSLTVRPLLLAPTTTVSLRVADDGSEQLITVDGQESAEFVYGDVLTVRRATRRALLVRFPETTFFARMRHKMGWGGS, encoded by the coding sequence ATGCAGATCGGCGTGGTTGGCAATCTCGGGTACCCGGAACTCGCCTCGTTCCTCGATCGACTCCAGGTCGCTGCGCCCTCCGCCGGCGTGACGCTGGCCTTCGAGCCCGCGCTCCACGAACTGGTGCCTCGCGCCGAGCGCATGGAGCCCGGGAAGGAAATCGAGGCGCTCATCACGCTGGGTGGCGACGGAACGTTCCTCCGCGGCACGCGCGTGCTCGACGGGCGCGAGGTCCCGATCCTTGGCGTGAACCTCGGACGCCTGGGCTTTCTCACGGCCTGCGGAGGCGATGACGCCGAAGACGCGCTGCGACGATTCGCGCGCGGCGACTACGTTGCCGAACCACGGATGATGCTCGAGGCGCAGCTCTCGCGCAGCGGCGTCGCGCTGGAGAGCTGGTTTGCGCTGAATGACGTGGTGCTGCATGCCGGTGGCAAGGCGCGCGTCATCCGCATGGTGATCGACGCGAACGGCGAACGCATCGCTTCCTATGCCGCGGATGGGCTGATCCTGGCCACGCCGACCGGAAGCTCGGCCTATTCGCTCTCGTCAGGCGGGCCGATCGTGCATCCCGAGCTGGAATCGATCGGGCTCACGCCGATCTCGCCACATTCGCTGACCGTACGTCCACTGCTGCTCGCGCCGACCACGACCGTGAGTCTGCGCGTTGCCGACGACGGGAGCGAGCAGCTGATCACGGTCGACGGTCAGGAGTCGGCCGAGTTCGTGTACGGCGACGTGCTGACCGTGCGGCGCGCCACCCGCCGCGCGCTCCTGGTGCGCTTCCCGGAGACGACCTTCTTTGCGCGCATGCGGCACAAGATGGGCTGGGGAGGCTCGTGA
- the recN gene encoding DNA repair protein RecN: protein MLTELRIRNVAIIESVTLPLAPGFNVLTGETGAGKSIIVEALGLLFGERASADVVRSGSDRATVEGVFDLGANASVAALLDERGIDVEDGIVVFKREVAATGRSRAWINGTVVTSGLLAEVGARLVNIHGQHESRGLLDPEAQREVLDAYAGASEAAAGVALAWDALGSVRTEVAALVARRDSAAKRADYLRHAVQELRDAKLAPGEDQRLEEEHRRLANVGELRLHVEQLRQAIEDEQEGALRALAAARRALGAAARVDASLERLRDLLEAGTVQLEELAREASHYEDSLDADPERLIEVERRRDLLYRLSRKHGGSVASAIEACAEAQRELDLLDTASLDLGQLAQREVELEAALTEAARTLSMARRKAARRLEKAVDAVLPDLGMADGRLTVQLSARDVVGRSGAEEVEFLVTLNVGHHARPLARVASGGELARVMLALKTILARIDHVPTLVFDEVDAGIGGAVGLHVGDTMRRVAEHHQVFAITHLAQIASRAHRHVVVSKGARSGVTTADIAVAEGDARVREIARMLGGDARSALGQQHAKELLVLAKTSAVR, encoded by the coding sequence GTGCTGACCGAACTCCGGATCCGCAACGTTGCGATCATTGAGTCGGTCACGCTGCCGCTCGCGCCGGGGTTCAACGTGCTGACGGGCGAGACCGGCGCCGGCAAGTCGATCATCGTCGAGGCACTTGGGCTCCTGTTCGGCGAGCGCGCGTCGGCCGACGTGGTGCGATCGGGCAGCGATCGCGCCACCGTCGAAGGCGTCTTTGACCTCGGCGCCAACGCCAGCGTGGCCGCGCTGCTCGACGAGCGCGGGATCGACGTGGAAGACGGCATCGTCGTGTTCAAGCGCGAAGTGGCGGCGACCGGCCGGAGTCGGGCGTGGATCAACGGGACGGTCGTCACGTCGGGCCTGCTGGCCGAGGTGGGAGCGCGCCTCGTGAACATTCATGGTCAGCACGAATCCCGCGGGCTGCTCGACCCCGAGGCGCAGCGCGAGGTGCTCGATGCGTATGCGGGCGCCAGTGAGGCGGCCGCCGGAGTGGCGTTGGCGTGGGACGCGCTGGGCAGCGTGCGCACCGAGGTTGCCGCGCTGGTGGCGCGCCGCGACAGCGCGGCAAAGCGGGCGGACTACCTTCGGCACGCGGTGCAGGAGCTGCGTGATGCGAAGCTCGCGCCCGGCGAGGACCAGCGTCTCGAGGAGGAGCACCGACGCCTCGCCAACGTGGGCGAGTTGCGGCTCCACGTCGAGCAACTGCGGCAGGCCATCGAAGACGAGCAGGAGGGCGCGCTGCGAGCGCTGGCGGCCGCGCGTCGGGCGCTGGGGGCCGCGGCGCGTGTCGATGCGTCGCTGGAGCGGCTTCGTGACCTGCTCGAGGCAGGCACGGTGCAGTTGGAGGAACTGGCGCGCGAGGCGTCACACTACGAAGACTCGCTGGACGCCGATCCCGAGCGGCTCATCGAGGTCGAGCGGCGACGCGACCTGCTGTACCGGCTCTCGCGCAAGCACGGAGGCTCAGTCGCCTCGGCCATCGAGGCGTGTGCCGAGGCGCAGCGTGAGCTGGATCTCCTCGACACGGCGTCGCTCGACCTTGGCCAGCTCGCCCAGCGCGAGGTGGAACTCGAGGCCGCGCTCACCGAGGCGGCACGCACACTGAGCATGGCGCGACGCAAGGCGGCCCGGCGGCTCGAGAAGGCCGTGGACGCCGTGTTGCCGGACCTGGGGATGGCCGATGGTCGTCTGACGGTCCAACTCTCGGCGCGCGACGTCGTCGGACGCAGCGGTGCAGAGGAGGTGGAGTTCCTTGTCACGCTCAATGTGGGGCACCACGCGCGGCCGTTGGCGAGAGTGGCATCCGGCGGGGAGCTGGCGCGCGTGATGCTGGCGCTCAAGACGATCCTCGCGCGGATCGACCACGTGCCCACGCTGGTGTTCGACGAGGTCGACGCCGGGATCGGCGGCGCCGTCGGTCTGCACGTGGGGGACACCATGCGGCGCGTGGCGGAACACCATCAGGTGTTCGCGATCACGCACCTGGCGCAGATTGCGTCGCGGGCGCACCGGCACGTCGTGGTGTCCAAAGGCGCGCGCAGCGGTGTGACGACGGCAGACATTGCGGTGGCCGAGGGTGACGCGCGTGTCCGGGAGATTGCGCGAATGCTCGGCGGCGATGCGCGCAGCGCGCTCGGCCAGCAGCACGCGAAGGAACTTCTGGTGCTGGCGAAGACGTCCGCAGTGCGTTAG
- a CDS encoding penicillin acylase family protein, with protein MKRILVSSVALVAACAAPSSRSPDMARWEQRAANVTITRDDWGIAHIRGKTDADAVFGMMYAQAEDDFNRIEVNFLNSQGRLAEAEGESAIWRDLRMKLFIDPDSMKVLYGASAPWLRALMDAWADGLNYYLATHPDVKPRVLTTFEPWMALTFSEGSIGGDIEDVNLRQLEAFYGTPGAGQVAMAEEPVEREPSGSNGIAIAPSNTVEKHALLLINPHTSFFFRAEQQVTSDEGLNAYGASTWGQFFVYQGFNERAGWMHTSSGADVVDEYAETIVRRGDSVFYRFGPEERPVRTRTIAVPFRSGDSLATRTFTVYYTHRGPIVREGDGKWISVKLMNEPLKALEQSYSRTKAQNLAEYTKTMDLHTNSSNNTLFADADGNIAYFHANHVAVRNPKFDYTKPVDGSDPATDWTGVHSVDQSPNVINPASGWVYNSNNWPWSAAGSSSPRASAYPKYFETNGENPRGLHAIRVLEGRTDFTLASLLAAAYDSYLPTFAQIVPALVKAHDRAPAGPLKAKVAEAVDSLRGWDYRWGVGSVPTALAVYWGEELWQRAGRDAARATTSPEEYMATRVDGRILLETFATAIDTLTTNFGTWKTPWGEINRFQRLTDDIVHTFDDSKPSIPVGFTSARWGSLASFGARSYPQTKKMYGTSGNSFVAVVQFGDSVKARAVSAGGESGAVTSKHFNDQAQRYADGDLREVYFYPSQLKGHTEREYRPGK; from the coding sequence ATGAAAAGGATCCTGGTCTCCTCCGTGGCGCTCGTCGCCGCGTGTGCTGCCCCGTCGTCCCGTTCACCGGACATGGCTCGCTGGGAGCAGCGCGCGGCCAACGTCACCATCACCCGCGACGACTGGGGCATTGCCCACATCCGCGGCAAGACGGACGCCGACGCCGTCTTCGGCATGATGTACGCCCAGGCCGAAGATGACTTCAACCGGATCGAGGTGAACTTTCTCAATTCGCAGGGACGGCTCGCCGAAGCCGAGGGTGAGTCCGCGATCTGGCGCGACCTGCGCATGAAGCTGTTCATCGACCCCGACAGCATGAAGGTGCTCTACGGCGCGAGCGCCCCCTGGTTGCGCGCGCTCATGGACGCCTGGGCCGATGGACTCAACTACTACCTCGCCACGCATCCCGACGTGAAGCCGCGTGTGCTCACGACGTTCGAGCCATGGATGGCGCTCACGTTCAGCGAGGGCAGCATCGGTGGAGACATCGAAGATGTGAACCTGCGCCAGCTCGAGGCGTTCTATGGCACACCCGGGGCGGGGCAGGTGGCCATGGCCGAAGAGCCCGTGGAGCGGGAACCGTCGGGGTCAAACGGCATCGCGATCGCTCCCTCCAATACGGTCGAGAAGCACGCGTTGCTCCTCATCAATCCGCACACCTCGTTCTTCTTTCGGGCGGAACAACAGGTCACGAGCGACGAAGGCCTCAACGCGTACGGTGCGTCTACCTGGGGGCAGTTCTTTGTCTATCAGGGTTTCAACGAGCGCGCCGGGTGGATGCACACTTCGAGCGGCGCGGACGTGGTGGACGAATACGCGGAAACCATCGTGCGACGAGGCGACAGCGTGTTTTATCGCTTTGGCCCGGAGGAGCGCCCGGTGCGCACGCGCACCATCGCCGTGCCGTTCCGTTCAGGCGACTCGCTGGCGACGAGGACCTTCACGGTCTACTACACACACCGCGGCCCGATCGTGCGCGAAGGCGATGGAAAGTGGATCAGCGTCAAGCTGATGAATGAACCACTCAAGGCCCTGGAGCAATCGTATTCCCGCACCAAGGCGCAGAATCTCGCCGAGTACACGAAGACGATGGACCTGCACACGAACTCGTCCAACAACACGCTCTTTGCGGACGCCGACGGGAACATCGCCTACTTCCACGCCAACCACGTCGCGGTGCGCAATCCGAAGTTCGACTACACGAAGCCCGTGGACGGGAGCGACCCGGCGACCGACTGGACGGGTGTGCACAGCGTGGACCAGAGCCCCAACGTGATCAACCCGGCGAGCGGCTGGGTCTACAACTCGAACAACTGGCCGTGGTCCGCGGCGGGGTCCAGCAGTCCACGCGCGTCGGCGTATCCGAAGTACTTCGAGACGAACGGCGAGAATCCCCGCGGCTTGCATGCCATCCGCGTGCTCGAGGGGCGAACCGACTTCACGCTCGCGTCGCTCCTGGCCGCGGCGTACGACAGCTATCTGCCCACGTTCGCGCAAATCGTCCCGGCCCTCGTCAAGGCGCACGACCGCGCGCCCGCGGGGCCGCTCAAAGCCAAAGTCGCGGAGGCGGTCGATTCGCTGCGCGGCTGGGACTATCGATGGGGCGTGGGGTCCGTTCCCACGGCGCTCGCCGTGTACTGGGGGGAGGAGCTGTGGCAGCGCGCAGGCCGCGACGCGGCACGTGCCACCACGAGCCCCGAGGAATACATGGCTACCAGGGTGGACGGACGCATCCTGCTGGAGACCTTTGCCACAGCCATCGATACCCTGACCACCAACTTCGGCACGTGGAAGACACCCTGGGGCGAGATCAACCGGTTCCAGCGTCTCACCGACGACATCGTCCACACGTTCGATGACAGCAAGCCGAGTATTCCGGTGGGATTCACGTCAGCCCGTTGGGGGTCGCTGGCCTCCTTTGGCGCGCGAAGCTATCCGCAGACGAAGAAGATGTACGGCACCAGTGGCAACAGTTTTGTCGCCGTCGTGCAGTTTGGCGACAGCGTGAAGGCGCGAGCGGTGAGCGCAGGCGGTGAGAGTGGCGCGGTGACCTCGAAGCACTTCAACGACCAGGCGCAACGCTACGCGGACGGGGATCTGCGCGAGGTGTACTTCTATCCGTCGCAGCTCAAGGGTCACACGGAGCGGGAATACCGCCCCGGGAAGTAG
- a CDS encoding membrane dipeptidase: MNRRNAVVRLAAGVLAAPAIVRGRYAVPAFGGQEYSARAIRLVQESVVVDLLNQFRFADFAEKPPKSVLWLSRPNAMAAADWEVYRTSGYTALALGHSPGDYQSAIRFFADWNGFLAGYPAWFTRIDDASDFARAKREGKVGIMITLQNSDHFRSPEDVDTFFALGQRLSQLTYNYQNRIGSGFLEQNDGGLTVFGGEIVQRMNRVGMAVDVSHCADRTTLDTLAAAKRPVVFSHASCRALVPGHLRCKTDEAIRKMAGTGGVMGIPFLRMMLHEAEPVTIEHALDHFDHVRRLVGVEHLAVGSDMDIVGNPNPVNGPGAGNPATPNFDRYRLHIDAKGEWLLRIAGLDHPRRTLDLTEGLIRRRYSDAEITGILGGNAQRVLSTIWAGMS; encoded by the coding sequence ATGAACCGGCGTAACGCCGTGGTCCGGCTGGCCGCTGGCGTACTGGCCGCGCCGGCCATCGTACGCGGTCGATACGCTGTTCCCGCGTTCGGGGGCCAGGAGTATTCGGCCCGCGCGATCCGGTTGGTCCAGGAGTCGGTGGTCGTCGACCTCCTGAATCAGTTTCGCTTTGCTGATTTTGCCGAGAAGCCGCCGAAGAGCGTGCTCTGGCTTTCCAGGCCGAACGCGATGGCGGCGGCTGATTGGGAGGTCTACCGCACGTCGGGATACACCGCCCTCGCCCTGGGACACTCCCCAGGCGACTACCAATCGGCGATCAGGTTTTTCGCCGACTGGAACGGGTTCCTTGCCGGCTACCCGGCCTGGTTCACGCGCATCGACGATGCGTCCGACTTTGCGCGAGCCAAACGGGAAGGAAAGGTCGGCATCATGATCACCTTGCAGAACTCCGATCACTTCCGGTCGCCTGAGGACGTCGACACGTTCTTCGCGCTCGGGCAGCGGCTCTCGCAACTCACCTACAACTACCAGAACCGGATCGGCAGCGGCTTTCTCGAACAGAACGACGGTGGCCTGACCGTCTTTGGCGGGGAGATCGTCCAGCGGATGAATCGGGTCGGGATGGCGGTGGACGTCTCGCACTGCGCGGACCGCACGACGCTCGACACCCTCGCGGCGGCGAAGCGCCCGGTGGTGTTCTCGCACGCCAGCTGCCGCGCGCTCGTGCCGGGGCACCTGCGCTGCAAGACCGATGAGGCGATCCGCAAGATGGCGGGCACCGGTGGGGTGATGGGCATCCCGTTCCTCCGCATGATGCTGCATGAGGCGGAGCCGGTGACCATCGAACATGCGCTCGACCACTTCGACCATGTGCGCCGCCTCGTGGGCGTCGAGCATCTCGCGGTGGGCAGCGACATGGACATCGTCGGGAACCCGAACCCGGTCAACGGCCCAGGGGCCGGGAACCCGGCCACGCCCAACTTTGACCGATACCGGCTCCATATCGATGCCAAGGGCGAGTGGCTGCTCAGGATCGCCGGGCTCGATCACCCTCGGCGCACACTCGACCTCACCGAGGGATTGATTCGGCGTCGGTATTCGGACGCCGAGATCACGGGGATCCTGGGCGGCAACGCACAGCGCGTGTTGTCGACGATCTGGGCCGGCATGAGCTGA
- the galK gene encoding galactokinase, producing MTVERAASLFSATFGRPPRVITSAPGRVNLIGEHTDYSGGEVLPFAIGWRTWVAMAPANGATSRVVSATQQGTRTFDIASATPSGSWCDYVHGALREIVALGADTGNVDVAVLGDVPAGAGLSSSAALEVATALAGIICARGSLLASWDHLAAAAHRAETEFVGVACGLMDQTASAYATEGHALRLWCDSGRREHVPFDRDVLVIDTCKPRDLRDSAFNDRFASCQRALAAIRRMDPSIQHLAHASMEMADAAVMDAVDRRRARHVISETARVGAMVEALESGRPLGDLLFASHQSLRDDFECSTPELDWVVDLAMSRRGVDGARLTGAGWGGCAIVVGTPEALAALVDEIGPAFETAWGRTPRVWLTRAEDGADVDYVET from the coding sequence GTGACCGTCGAGCGGGCGGCCTCGCTGTTCTCGGCGACGTTTGGAAGGCCGCCCCGCGTTATCACGTCGGCTCCCGGTCGTGTGAACCTCATTGGCGAGCACACCGACTACTCCGGTGGCGAGGTCTTGCCGTTTGCCATCGGGTGGCGAACGTGGGTGGCCATGGCACCAGCGAACGGGGCAACATCGCGGGTCGTTTCCGCCACACAGCAGGGCACGCGGACCTTCGACATCGCATCGGCAACGCCGTCCGGAAGCTGGTGCGACTACGTCCATGGAGCGCTCAGGGAGATCGTTGCGTTGGGTGCGGACACGGGCAACGTCGACGTCGCGGTGCTCGGCGACGTGCCGGCGGGCGCTGGCCTCTCATCATCGGCCGCGCTCGAGGTGGCGACGGCGCTGGCAGGGATCATCTGCGCGCGCGGCAGCCTGCTGGCCTCCTGGGATCACCTGGCCGCAGCCGCACATCGCGCCGAGACGGAGTTTGTCGGCGTGGCGTGTGGCCTGATGGACCAGACCGCGAGCGCCTACGCGACCGAAGGGCACGCGCTCCGGCTCTGGTGTGACAGCGGACGTCGGGAGCATGTGCCGTTCGACCGGGACGTCCTCGTGATCGACACCTGCAAACCGAGGGACCTTCGCGACTCGGCGTTCAATGACCGCTTTGCCTCGTGCCAGCGGGCGCTGGCGGCGATCCGTCGCATGGATCCGTCGATTCAGCACCTCGCGCACGCGTCGATGGAGATGGCCGACGCCGCGGTCATGGATGCCGTCGACCGGCGTCGGGCGCGCCACGTGATCTCCGAGACCGCGCGAGTAGGCGCGATGGTCGAGGCACTCGAGTCGGGCCGCCCGTTAGGCGACCTGCTCTTCGCGTCCCACCAGTCCCTGCGCGACGACTTCGAGTGCTCGACACCGGAGCTGGATTGGGTCGTGGACCTGGCCATGTCACGTCGCGGGGTGGACGGTGCGCGACTCACCGGCGCCGGGTGGGGCGGGTGCGCCATCGTCGTGGGAACACCCGAGGCCCTCGCCGCTCTTGTCGACGAGATCGGGCCCGCGTTCGAGACGGCCTGGGGCCGCACGCCGCGTGTATGGCTCACCCGTGCCGAAGACGGCGCAGACGTCGACTACGTGGAGACATAA
- a CDS encoding M20/M25/M40 family metallo-hydrolase, whose translation MSDVVALAAELLAIESPTGGEGKAVDFVSRWLVGRGWNVTVQEVTPGRGNVWASRAGGGVTLSTHLDTVPPYVAPRLVGDKLMGRGACDAKGIAAAMMCAADALAQQGEDRVDLLLVVGEEKGSDGARMANRLPATSRFLVNGEPTESRLAIGCKGSQRVMLRTRGREAHSAYPHLGASAIEPMLALLATLGALEWPTDERLGATTVNIGTIRGGTEANIIPGSCESELMFRLVGDVEVVRKKLEAWVGKRAEIEYGSHIPVQFFHVLDGFETAPVAYTSDIPLLGRWGTPLLFGPGSIHVAHTPDEFVSVTELRGAVDTYQRLVRELLAA comes from the coding sequence ATGTCTGACGTCGTCGCCCTTGCTGCCGAGCTGCTTGCCATTGAATCGCCCACCGGCGGCGAAGGGAAAGCCGTCGACTTCGTCTCTCGGTGGCTCGTGGGACGTGGTTGGAACGTGACTGTACAGGAGGTGACGCCAGGGCGAGGGAACGTATGGGCCTCGCGTGCGGGGGGCGGCGTAACGCTCAGCACGCACCTGGACACCGTTCCGCCCTACGTCGCGCCGCGTCTCGTCGGCGACAAGCTGATGGGTCGTGGCGCCTGCGACGCCAAGGGGATTGCCGCGGCCATGATGTGCGCCGCCGATGCGCTGGCGCAGCAGGGCGAGGACCGCGTGGACCTGCTGCTCGTTGTTGGCGAAGAGAAAGGGTCTGATGGCGCCCGGATGGCCAATCGCCTGCCGGCCACCAGCCGCTTCCTCGTGAACGGTGAACCGACCGAGAGCCGCCTGGCGATCGGATGCAAGGGATCCCAGCGCGTGATGTTGCGGACCCGCGGGCGGGAGGCGCACTCGGCGTATCCCCATCTCGGCGCGTCGGCCATCGAGCCCATGCTGGCGCTCCTCGCGACGCTCGGTGCGCTGGAGTGGCCGACCGACGAGCGGCTTGGCGCTACGACGGTCAACATCGGGACGATTCGTGGAGGCACGGAGGCGAACATCATCCCCGGGAGCTGCGAGTCGGAGCTGATGTTCCGGCTGGTTGGGGACGTGGAGGTCGTGCGCAAGAAGCTCGAGGCGTGGGTCGGCAAACGCGCGGAGATCGAGTATGGCTCCCACATTCCCGTGCAGTTTTTCCATGTCCTCGACGGCTTTGAGACCGCCCCTGTGGCCTACACTTCCGACATCCCGCTCCTGGGCCGCTGGGGGACTCCGCTGCTCTTTGGGCCCGGCTCCATCCACGTCGCACACACGCCGGACGAGTTTGTTTCGGTGACCGAGCTGCGCGGGGCGGTCGACACCTATCAACGCCTCGTTCGCGAGCTGCTCGCCGCATGA
- the lysC gene encoding lysine-sensitive aspartokinase 3, with amino-acid sequence MIVIKFGGTSVGDATAIDRAASIVRDRLPRQPIVVVSALGGATNALLAIAGQASEGQLILAIRGVEALRERHLAVAADLLSAGPMLDEVEAELSASFDELAHLAEALSTLGHATPRSRDAIAAMGEMLSSVLVVAAFRERGIAAEHVAATEVMITNDQFEKAEPRPDRIAEASQRVFRSLVAQGRVPVVGGYVGATEQGIVTTLGRGGSDYSASLFGAALGAEAIEIWTDVDGMLTADPRVVSGARLIERIRFDEASELASFGAKVLHPNTISPAVRLGIPVWIFNSRRPEGSGTQITFDAPRRPVTALAGKSGVTVLKVRSPRMLLQHGFLRMLFEIFDRHRTSVDVVATSEISVSVTVDDATHLDSLVVDLSQLGDISVERNRGIVAIVGAGLTESGTAMSQALSALGALRIHMLSLSASGINLTMIIDGDQVSNAMARLHEAFFPTSP; translated from the coding sequence ATGATCGTCATCAAGTTCGGCGGCACCTCGGTCGGCGATGCGACAGCGATCGACCGGGCCGCCTCCATCGTGCGCGACCGCTTGCCGCGCCAGCCCATCGTCGTCGTTTCCGCCCTCGGTGGCGCAACCAACGCGCTCCTCGCCATCGCCGGCCAGGCGTCGGAGGGCCAGTTGATCCTGGCGATCCGGGGTGTCGAGGCCCTGCGCGAGCGACACCTCGCTGTCGCCGCGGACCTGCTCTCCGCCGGGCCGATGCTCGACGAGGTCGAGGCGGAACTCTCGGCGTCCTTCGACGAACTCGCCCACCTCGCCGAGGCCCTGTCGACCCTCGGCCACGCCACCCCGCGGTCGCGCGACGCGATTGCGGCGATGGGAGAGATGTTGTCGTCCGTCCTGGTCGTCGCGGCGTTCAGGGAGCGCGGGATCGCCGCGGAGCACGTGGCCGCGACCGAGGTGATGATCACCAACGACCAGTTCGAGAAGGCCGAGCCCCGACCGGATCGCATTGCCGAGGCGTCTCAGCGCGTGTTCCGCTCGCTGGTCGCCCAGGGCCGCGTCCCCGTGGTGGGCGGCTACGTCGGCGCCACCGAACAGGGGATCGTGACCACGCTCGGTCGCGGCGGGTCGGATTACAGCGCGTCGCTGTTTGGTGCCGCGTTAGGCGCCGAGGCCATCGAGATCTGGACCGATGTCGATGGCATGCTGACCGCCGACCCGCGCGTCGTGTCCGGGGCACGGCTGATCGAACGGATCCGGTTCGACGAGGCCAGCGAACTGGCGTCCTTCGGCGCCAAGGTGCTGCACCCGAACACGATCTCGCCGGCGGTGCGGCTGGGCATCCCCGTGTGGATCTTCAATTCGCGACGGCCCGAGGGGAGCGGCACGCAGATCACGTTCGACGCGCCGCGACGACCGGTCACCGCGCTCGCCGGCAAGAGCGGCGTCACCGTGCTCAAGGTTCGCAGCCCGCGCATGCTGCTGCAGCACGGGTTCCTGCGCATGCTGTTCGAGATCTTCGATCGCCATCGCACGTCGGTCGACGTCGTGGCAACCTCGGAGATCTCGGTCAGCGTGACGGTCGACGATGCGACGCACCTCGATTCGCTCGTCGTCGATCTCTCGCAGCTCGGTGACATTTCCGTGGAGCGAAACCGCGGGATCGTGGCGATCGTCGGGGCTGGCCTCACCGAATCCGGGACGGCCATGTCGCAGGCACTCTCCGCGCTGGGCGCGTTGCGCATCCACATGCTTTCGCTCTCGGCCAGCGGCATCAACCTCACGATGATCATCGATGGGGATCAGGTGTCGAACGCGATGGCCAGGCTGCACGAAGCCTTCTTTCCGACGTCGCCATGA
- a CDS encoding 4-hydroxy-tetrahydrodipicolinate reductase encodes MIRVLLIGDGRMGRAIEVLARERGHTVVGVLGASDNVGGAGVAAWRDRADVAIEFTEPGAAVANVRACVAAGLPVVCGTTGWGAQQAAVEEAVWAAMGALLVAPNFSLGVALITALVEQAGSLFAPHPQYECALVETHHAAKKDAPSGTAIALRDAAQRALGREVPTTSVRVGSVPGTHALLFDGPFEQIVLSHEARDRRVFADGALRAAEWLVGRQGVFSMRDVLGLGRRP; translated from the coding sequence ATGATCCGCGTGCTTCTGATCGGCGATGGCCGAATGGGTCGGGCCATCGAGGTGCTGGCGCGCGAGCGCGGGCACACCGTCGTTGGGGTCCTGGGCGCGAGCGACAACGTCGGTGGCGCGGGCGTGGCCGCCTGGCGCGATCGGGCCGACGTGGCGATCGAGTTCACCGAACCGGGCGCCGCGGTCGCCAACGTGCGGGCCTGTGTGGCGGCGGGCCTCCCCGTCGTGTGTGGCACTACGGGCTGGGGTGCGCAGCAGGCCGCGGTGGAGGAGGCCGTGTGGGCCGCCATGGGCGCGCTGCTCGTGGCGCCGAACTTCTCCCTCGGCGTTGCGCTCATCACCGCGCTGGTCGAACAGGCCGGCTCGCTCTTCGCGCCACACCCGCAGTACGAGTGCGCACTCGTCGAGACGCACCACGCCGCCAAGAAGGACGCGCCTTCGGGGACGGCGATCGCCCTGCGGGATGCGGCGCAGCGCGCCCTTGGCCGAGAGGTCCCCACGACGAGCGTGCGCGTGGGGAGCGTGCCCGGAACGCACGCACTGCTGTTCGATGGTCCGTTCGAGCAGATTGTATTGAGCCACGAGGCGCGGGACCGACGCGTCTTTGCCGACGGTGCGCTGCGCGCCGCGGAATGGCTCGTGGGCCGACAGGGAGTGTTTTCGATGCGAGACGTATTGGGCCTGGGGCGCCGCCCATGA